The genomic window ttctaCGTGAATACAGATTTCAAGTTGCAGTTATTGGTGCCATATTTCTATCATTACAGTCTTAACAGGAAATCTAAGACTTCTTTTCCAGGTATTTTGTAACATGATACTGAGTTTCAAGGTGGTGGAAATCTTATCAGAATAGATATTAATCTGTTGGAAACACAACTAcaaacattttctaaaattctgTAACATGATACTGAGTTTCAAGGTGGTGGAAATCTTATCAGAATAGATATTAATCTGTTGGAAACACAGCTAcaaacattttctaaaattccatAACTATGAAACTTCTCAAccttattttgaaataaaagaataacTAAACTATTTATGTTTGTTCCCTATTGTTCACCATTACAGCGTAAAGAATAAAGATACACATTTTCTTCAAGGTTCTTTGAAAATAAGGTACTATAATCAGTTTGGGCTATACAGTCCAATTGAGAATGGTGAACACAGAAGGATTTGCAGTAGGAAGAAATGAATTGGCCACTTTGAGATGgttcattgtttttttcattttccaatacTCCTGCCAGCAAATCCAAGCATTTCCTCTACACATGGGAATGTATGTGCAAGAAATTTCAGAATTTCAATCTCTGTTGCCAACGGACCCACTATTATGCAGATAGACAATGCACGCGAAAACCACTTTCCAAGCACATTTTTAGTTGCAGCCacctcaaaaattgaaaaagctaaaagctaaaaggaaaaaaagagcaaTCGTATTAAGCCGACCACAACTTCCAATATTTagatcatagtcacaaataacgtctcagaATTCaaacagcgaggtttttctcgggtataatacagcgGGCTTGAAAAATACGGGAAAAAactgtatttaaaaaaaaatcctaaaaattaagaaaaaataaaataaatgagaaactaataagacaacaagAATCAGAATCagaatcaaactaatgcataaatCAGAATCGAACTAATGCACAAGTAACATCAAATTTATAGCCCTCATGGCTTTATAAcacaatttaaatcattcttaaatacaaaaaaagaacatatcCATCATTAATCTTCATCCCATGAAGTAGAGTCACCTTCTTCATTTGTTCTACTTAGTCCgcattcttcatcatcttcttcttctaaatcTGAAGACAACCCAACCTCTACATTTTCTGCTTCTGGAAATGTATTCACATGGTCAATATagattggatttgcatttatGTTCTTTATTTCTGCAGCCATGCTTTGCAAATGCATTCTAATGAACACCAAATCAGTTAATCTAGATGGTAAAAGATTGCTTCTCTTCTTCATATTAGCAGCTTCAAATGCACTGCATGGCTTAAAACTTTGATTGCTACTCTTTGAAGAATAGGAACAGAAGATCCAAATATCTCCCACCAAATACCTAACATAatttaaagaaacaaacaaacaaaaatgagattcaTACAGCTGTAAAATtgtaattaaaatatttaaccaATCATCAACAATTCAGTAAAAGTGAGACACTTACGTGGATGAGAAGTGTCAATGACACTCATGGCCAACCCATCACGAAATAATGTAGGATCTCTGTTGTGATATTTGATCAATTCAAGACCCATATTTGCATAATCCTCATGaacaagaagtttttttttgttactaagTCCAAACCTTCCCGAACTTCTTCATTTGTCCTTAGTATATTATTCCAAAACAAATGAGGATTTAGATAAGCTGCTGCGGCATGTATGAGACTATGCAAATTACGATTCCATCTCTTATCAATTATATTCCAATacaacatatatttttctttcctatCGTTGTTTGCATTTTTGATAGCTTCTTTAGCTCTATCAAGTGCTTCATATAGATAACCCATAGTGGCCCCTTCCCCATCTACCATCTTTAGTACTCTCACTAACAGTTCAACAAACctgattatttcttttccatttctccaaaaatcttcattttgaatgGGACTTATAAGTCcttttgcatcatttttttcacAGTCTTCTACATGTATACCTTCATTGGAAGCAACCATAAGCCTGAGGCCCTCTTCTTGTTTTAGGATAGAATCCAAAGTGCAAAGCAAGGCAGGTTGTCAAGTTCATATATAATAAGCAACAAACTTTAGATATAATGAGAACTTATACAAAGGGAAAAGAGTTGAGGAGGCCTGGTGTGACTAGATTTGCCTTTCAATTTATTTGTTTGCATTCTATCCTAAAACAAGAAGAGGGCCTCAGGTTTACGGTTGCGTCCAATGAATGGAGACATGTAGaagacattgaaaaaaatgatgcaaaagAACCTACAAGTCTCttacaaaatgaagatttttggagaaagggaaaagaaataatcaGGTTTGTTGAACCATTAGTGAGAGTACTAAAGATGGTAGATGGGGAAGGGGCCACTATGGGCTATTTATATGAAGCACTTGATAGAGCTAAAGAAGCTATCAAGAATGCAAACAAcggcaagaaagaaaaatatatgccGTATTGAAATATAATTGATAAGAGATGGAATCGTAATTCGCATAGTCCCATACATGCCGTAGCAGCTTATCTAAATCCTCATTTGTTTTGGAATAATATAATAAGGATGGATGAAGAAGTTCGGGAAGGTTTGAACTtagtaacaaaaaaaacttcttgTTCATGAGGATTATGCAAAAATGACTTAGTCAACTCCTTTCCCTTTCTATAAGTTCTCATTATATCTAAAGCTTGTTGCTTATTATATACGAACTTGACAAATTGCCTTGctttgcagtttgcacatgATATTTGCCACATCTTCTAAACGATCAATGTCTTCAAGCATTAAGTCAATGCAATGAGCAGCACAAGATGTGGCAAAAATGTTTGGATATTTTCCTTCAagaataaaatttgtttttctgtaaTTGTTTTCATTATCGGTAACAATATGCAGGACATTGTTTGCCTCAATTTCTTCTATAGTTGAAGATAAAAAGTCAACTATAACTTCTACATTTTTGGGACCTTTTTCAGCATGACTTGCCTTCCAAAATATAGTGCCTCTTGGAGAGCTCACCAACAAGTTTATATAAGATCTGCTTCTAATCGTGTCTTCCCAAATATCAGACATAATTGTGCATCCATATTGTGtccatgttttcttcatttcatcaaCATAGAATAGAACATCTTTCTTTGCTTCATCTAGCAGTTTCGTTCTTGTTGCTTCAATGCTTGGGAGAATATATCCTGGGCTGAATTTTGTAGTACCAACAACAAAATTCTTGAAATCCACCGATCGAAGTAAGTTGTTCATTACAATAGCTTTAAGTAAAAGCTTATCCACAAAATCCTTTTCCACTTTCTTCATTATACTtgaaattgtttgttttttgccTTGTCCTGTTCCTCCTTCAGACAAagttccacaaaaaaaattgctaacTGAACATGATGAACCTACACTTAAATGTGATCCACTTCCACTTTGCATTCTCCCCTTCTCCATGGGTCTGTCCTCAATAACTCTACAAGCTTTGATTGCCATTTGCTTGATATTTTCAGGCACATTATGACATGCAACAACATCATTGCCGTGAATTCCAGCCAAATGATACTGAAATTGCGTAATTCCTCCGGTATATTGCTCAGAACAAAATTTGCAAGTCAACTtcccttcatcactttgaattGCATGTGACCAAAATATATCCTTCAATCTAGGCATTTTCTGCAGCTATCAAGTATCAAACACCTGAGGTCCTGAAGCAAAAAATCTAAAtctcatttcatcttaaaaaaatcatacataaatgataaagtaaaagtaaaaaaaaaaaactaacaatgTAACAAACATACAAACTACAAAGTTTAACAGCGATAGAGTTTCTACCTTTTAATGCACATAAGCAAATCGACTGAAACAAGAGGTAATaaagtataaactataaagtagaGACGTATGCAAATtgactgaaaacaaaaacttgaaactaaTCGATTGAAAGCAAAAAACTAGAAACTAACGGAACATACAAACTACAAAGTTTAACAGCGATAGAGTTTCTACTTTTTAATGAACATATGCAAATCGACTGAAACAAGAGGTATAAAGTATAATAGATCTTTGCAACTTTTAATATGATTAAGCCAAATAGTTGGctaataaatcaaaaaattacCATTGTAAGAAGGAAGGACATTGAGAACTGAAGAGTCAATGAAAAAATAATCAGCAGTTGCCATCAACCAGATATCTAAACCATCAAATCGATTTAAAAACTTAATACCTTATGCCATAGACCAACAATGACCTGCTCAATCAAATTGGGGAAGGTATACAGGAATCCTAAGATGTAAGATGATACAACCCACTATAACAATGAAGCGACTTCGAAAATCATTGTCATTTATCACGCATAAGTGGCATTCATAAGTACATACAATAAGAGCTGCAAATAAAGGATGTGAGTCAAACCAGGTCCACTTGTCAGAGCCCAAAGGCATAAAAGCGAGCAGACTTGTTAACTGAAGGTCATTCTCTGTGTACCCATTCATTCATCCACAGCATCGGCTTGTCGTCACAAAACCCAGTAAATCCAAACACTTAAATAAACCCAACAAAAAGCAACAAACACTATTTTTTCTCTTCGATTCTAAGTTGAAACCACTGCCATAAACCAAGACAGAAAAAGGCGAGAACCAAAATCCTGGGAAGAGAAAAACCTTGCTCATTCACAagcaaaaacaacaacaaaccAACAGGTGAAGAAGAAATGTTCGTTGAggccatgaatgaggaaaagaggaaatggGTTTCCTCCATATTTTCTCTTATCCGCATTCATGGAGTCGATAAACCTTAACCTAGGCCTGCCAACCATCCGCAGGAGAGGAGAAACCAAAAGAATGGATGGAAGATATTCAACAGGGTAAAGGAAATCCCCACCGATGGACGTAAGTatagatagagaaagagagagagagagagagagagagagagagagagagacgtgtaTACCTGCTGCGGGAATGGGAGAGAGACCTTCGTATGATGGCGGTGGCGGGCAGGAGACGCTAAGAgctgagagaaaagaaaaggagagagggGGGCGGGtcgaaaaaaatttctggaattaaAATTCCGGAATAaaaaataccatgtttgaaGGAGGCATTCCCGTATCTAAAGAATGGGAATCAAAATACCATAATTCCTGGCATTCCCGCCTCATCAAACGCCAAGAGGTTTCCGTTCATTCCTCTCGCGATTGCTTCGAGAACCTTTAGAATGCCAGAGCGACACTGAGTCGAGACTCGAGGCCTCAGAGTCCTGCGGAACCGGCATCGGTAATTCCACCTCCAGCGCCATTCCTGCACACCGTCCGGCTCGCCGCCATCATTCTTCCGGCCCTCTGGAGATCCTCCATGCTCCCTTTAAGAGCATCACCTCTAGCTCTTCTTCCGCAGTCGCAGCTTCCAGAGTGAATATCCACCGGCTCCTGCACACGCGTCCCCACAGTCAGCTCAAGTTTTCCTCGTGGCATCTCAGGAACGACTTGGTAATGggttccctcccttcctctGTAATTCCCCAACACTAGCCGTGCTTCTATCGCTCCCATCCATGGCTGTAGCAGCCTTAGCTTGGATAGCTACAGGTGGAGAAACAGGGTCGACGGCGTCTTCCACCAACACAAGGTCCGTCGTTGCAACAGGGGAAGGGGAGGGTTCCATAGCATCCTCTCTTCAAACTGCTGATTGCACTCACTCGAAGTGTCTAAACCAGCCTGATCTGATGATTCAAAATTCAACGGCCGCAGTAGCATTGATCGAATCGACTGTTGCCATTGCACATACCATTATACAAATGCAAAGTATCATTTTCCATGTCATGAAACTTTACCATGTATACTCTGGGCTATTGAACTTGGAGGAAGTACAGAGATCGTATGCTCAGATCTATATATGAAAGGGTTATTAGATTTTTCGATCCGTCGAACCCGTCACAGCATGCAGCCCAATTCATTGCATCGTGCTAGCATACATGTTTAGCCAGAGCcggtcattggtttgatttcaTGAGCGTCAACCTTCCTTGCTCGGAGGCCTTGGAAGTAGACATACTATCTTCAAGCTTTTACGCAATTGGATAAACAAATAACAGAGCCTCTTGGGTTGAGTGTGGTTTCTTagtgcaacaaataaaaaaaggaactaCTATCCTAATAACAAAGTCTCGTGACTTGAGTTTGGTTTCTTACagcaataaataagaaaaagatcTACCACTGCCTCTTTTATCTCTTTAATGCTATGTTGTTAGTTATGAAGTCTTTTGCAGTTACGTACATTGAAAGGGaacatttttataaatttcGTACCTgccatttccttttttattttcaccaCAAAGCATGCCTATTTCAAGCATCATGGAGTACATGAAACACATCAGTAGTAGGCTCACAATTCCTTCAAACCCAAAAAGAGGTTCCCTTAAACTCAAAGTTCAAGGGTGTCCGAGTCATAGAACAATTTGTTATGCACGTCATGTGTTGAactccgtgtgtgtgtgtgtgcgtacatgcatgtgcacacgcatgtgtgtgtatatatatgttcctataaattaaagaaaacggTTGCCCCACAACAGTGACGCAGAAGCCGTCCCCCGTTTGCATAGGCAAAAACATGGGATGACTCACTTCCTAGGCGTTCTCGTACATCCTATGCATTTATATGCATGGCACACTCAAGCGCGTCCCGACAACCATCATGTTGCATTATGGTGTAGACGACGTCAACGTCCCGTGCAATCGAACACGCTCTATTAAACCTAAGTATACCCTCGAAAAATTGCATTTTGTCAAAACCTGGTCTTTGAGACAACCTGGTTTTGTAACCAGCTTTTGAAACTTGGTTTCTATTTTTGGATGACAAGGCAAAAGACAACCCTTTATGTAAAACTGGTAGGTTATTCAGGTCGGTTGGTCAAAACTGGATAGCGAGCTCATGCACGACTGTAGACCGTTCTACTAGTGCTTCATGCTAGAGACGCGGACTCATTTCAACAATCACCAGTTAATCCAGGAATTACCCTTCTGCTGCATCGGTCAAGACTGGTCGCAGCTTAAGGCAAGGCTCACAAAACAGGACCCAACCTCACTCAGTCAGTGTTTACAATGCCTCCCCACCACGGGATGGGGGGTCAGGCACTACATTGAGAAGGCTTAAAGTTAACATACTTATATATCTTCATCAACACGAAGAATATCGATAAAGAGACCAAACTGCCCAGTTGCAGTAACAAGTAACGAAACTTTGATTTAGTATTTTATTTACACCACAAAGTATAGAAAAAATATGTGAGAATGGAAAAGAAGCATgagtaaagaaaaaagatatcaagaaaacaagaagatatGTAAATTTCGCCTCCTTCCCCAGAAAATTAGTTTATGTTACATTATGCTCATAACCAATCTTTGAatcaaatgcaaaaaagtaATGATAGTATGGCATGTACTCTTGCTTTCTTGATATCAGAAAATGTTCACTGTTATTTCCTCATTTGTCTGCCAACTGCTGCTCGGAGATTTTAGCAGCTCTGTGCAAGCTTAGCAGGAAATCAGTGAAAATTTGTTCATAACCAGGCATTTTTCCATATCCTGCATGAGGTGTACAACTTCATTAGAAGTAATGGCTAAAATAATCCAAGTAAAAGAACACATGATTGATTTGATTAGCGTAACATATTCTGATCAATAAGTGTGTGTCCAAGCACACATAACAGAGTCGTCCGTCAAGCCTGAAGTCCTACAGAACAAGCACTTACTAGCACATAGACATGATCCCagatattttccttattttattGCCTTGCTTAGTAAATACCTCTAATTAAATTGCTCATCCAATATTCTTTGTTCATAAGATATTCTTGGATTAAATTGTTCATCCATATTTTCCTTCCCAAAAGTTCAGAACCATATATATTTAGGAACACAAGCTATCAGTTGAAGATTTTATATCATTAATGCCCATCGACCTATACATCCAAACATGTCAAAGAAACAacataacaaggaaaaaaaaaaaggaaagagagaaaggaactACTGGAAAAGCGTCATTCCATTCTACTGTGGAATATGTGAACATAGTCCTAACGACTAGAGAGTGAAAATTTGATTGATCAATAGAGATAGAGAGTGAATAATTGATTGATAATCTTCATATTCTGTAAAGTTCCAAATTTTCACCAACAGCTGGAACGTGAAGCTCTCATAGGTAATGCTCCATCTGAGTAgtcttgaaagaaaaagaatggagcTGGgagttgtaaatttttattaCTATTTGCACATATGGACCTGATAACACTTTGTTATCATAGCTAAATCAAGATATCGTTTTTAACATGCAAAAGGTATGTTCTATATTATACAGGACAAAGAATTAATGCAGTTTCTAAGCATGTGAAAGTTTCTCAGActaatttgttttttagatAATTTTTTTGACCCttaatcttcattttttccatgtCTCTTACAGTTTCATATTTCATCCTCTACTATTCTTACTCTTCCactaaaggaaaaagaataagagCCACTCTGTTAGGTGCTGATCTAGATCAGTAGTTGATGGACTAGGCTGTTACACCCAAGATTAATAATTACTAATGCAAATGATACAAAATCTGCTTGAAAAAAGATATCCAATTACATCTAGCTGTAGGCATCTGAAAGATGAGAATGTAAGTTTACTATCAGTGGATGTAACAGACATTCCTCTAGCAAAACAAAGATGTCTCCTGGACAAAGCTAAGCTCCAttcccattcattttcaaaataatggcTTATGGAAGGAGACACCACCAGCTCCTCTTCCCCAACAACCTCCTCCCCACAAACAGATGAATTTCAGAATGTAAATTCCATGATATGTAAGTTAAGACATGATACATAAGAACAACTTAATTATATAAGCAAACTAATCAACAAACCTGGAAAATAGTTGATGTCAATTACATAATACCGATGTTGGGTCCCATGTTCCCGAATTATATCTATATTAAACAACTGTAACCCCTACCAAGAtcaggaaaaggagaaagataTTAGGAGACACATTAATAAAGACACGAGTGGAAAGTACAGGTAGTAAGAGTTTGTCATGTTCCTACACTATGTAGATATCCATAATTTGGAGTTGCAACAATTTTGTTGGCATTTACTGCAATAGCCTGTGGCTATCTATAAGAACAATAAGCCACTGTCTCAGATATAGGATTACCAGCCTGTCTCGTAATTCCCTTGCAAGTCTTTCTAGCAGAATCCTTGGTGGAAGTTCAGCAACACAGGGATCCAGATCTGCATCATCAGCTGAAGCTGCAGCACATGACACCCGTGGAAATGGGATAACGCCCAAACCTGAAGGTCCCCGTTTATCAACATCAGGCAATGAAAAGCGCCTCACCACATTGACAGCATCGCCAACAATATAAACCTTGAAAAGAACACCACCTGaaagaaaatgccaaaaagagaCAACTTTGATAGTTTAAGAATAAACTATACATATCACATGATAGCACGGTTCATTGCAAGAGCAAATTTTCTTCGAGTAATTAATTACAGTAATTTTTACACAAAACTAGGAGTGAGAAAAAAGGGATGGGATACACATCTGATTATCAATCCTTGAGGAGTTCAACGAACAAAATCAACACCTTATAATAACTAGCAGGAATTTTTAACAGGAAGATACAATGTTGACAACATACCATGGTTAATGAATTCCTGAAGCACCAGTGGAGGTTCAAGCTTTGATAGAGACAATTGATCATAAGCAAGGGATAGCTCATGCGATTTAGCAGTTCCGTCGACAACATAAGGTTTTACAACTGTTAGAAACAGACACAGGTGAGCACAAAACTTTAGACAGAACAACCAGTGCATTTGCTGGACATCATGGTTCCTTTATACAACAGAAGAACCAAAAGCAAATGGAACACAACGAAAAAGAAGGACAAACCAAGTCAGATACTCTTCTTACCAAGAGGCAGTTTCAATCCAGCTTGTGCAACAGCCTCAGGAATAGCTCCTGGATCTGTGGTTACAACTAGCTGCTTAGGTATACGAACTTTTCCTGCCATCAAAATAGTATAGAATCAAAATCACCATTCTTTTCCAGGGTTCCAAATACAAAGTGATCCATTGCTAGACAGGAAGTAGTTTGACAAAGGACACAAACCTACAATGCCATGTGGAAGGAAATGGGCTGCCCCAAATGCTGAAGGCAATCAATTGGAAGGTTACTGAAGCTCCTATTTGCATTATTAATGCACAGCAACTtaagaagaacaacaagaaaatggaacacaAAAGGCTTTGACCCTTAAGAAGGCCAAAATCTTAACCCTTTGCCTACCATGAATACTAGTTCAAAAGGAAGTCCATGGCACAAAAGACGCAGATGAATTTTGTGACACCACATATTTCCTGATCCTTGAATAGCAAATTCAGTAAAAATGTACTGGATGACTGGATGTTTTGTCCACCACATATTGCCCCTACAATTTCTTGAACCCTGAATGCTTTTTCACATTGATTGTTGCCAGTAAATGCAAGCAATTAAAGACAAGAATAGAAATGTTGCACAATCCTTATGAAAAGGTGTCATTTCTCTTAGAATGTGAGAAATCATTCTATGATCTACAAATTTTTAAGTAGGAAGAAGGCAAAAATTGGTGAACCTCTGCATAGAAGGAACACGAGTATAAGGTAAATGCTTGACCATGCATGACGGTGTGTGTACATGCAACTCCACACATGTTAGCatgatgtatatttttcttatcaagATACGAAAGATTCTAAGAGTCCTATTCATTGGATTATGAAAGTTACTAAGGTGCCAGtcttattattataattattctCTCCAGTCCACCATTATATTGTGTTCATCATTCTTAACATCCAAGCTAACAATAAGTCGCGCATTTGAGCCTCTAACCAGTACTTTCATACATTATGCAGAAATAGATGTTTTCCCACTAAATTAACACTACACATGCTTTCTTTTAAACAATCCATGATATTTAGCTTATAGGGTCTCATTTCCTCATCATTGATACCTTTTCATTCCAAGAACCAATTTTGTACCGCTTCCAGAATCCAGATTCAGCACATAGTGTTCACATCGTTAAAGTGTTAAgtgtcaactttttttttgtgttctgAAAGGTAAAGTAAAGGTGATGTTCCATGAAGCGCATGTTATTATAGTCTCTCAAGCAATAAAAGTTATCTGTGGCTAAACACTATGAGATGCTTTAAGTAGTACCAATATCATACAGTGCATCCCTCTCAATGTGACCAACCAAGTTTCACCATTTAGATTTTTCATCATCCACAAATGTTGCCATCAGAAACTAAATATGGTCTAGACATTTCAGGCCATGGAACACGATTAATGGTCTGCAACTACAAGTAAGAAATACAACATTAGGCACATGAAAGTCACATCTAagatcacttgagaatgtaaaaatttctttctcaacTTGTTGCAAATTTAAGAAAGTCTGAGCTGATGCACAATGGACAACTGGCGAATGACTTCAGTTGAAACTTGAGAAAGTCAGTGACAACTGACACATGGACCAAATTCCTCGAGAATGACCATCCAGCTTGTAATAAAAAAGCAATTCtattgaaaattacaaaagcaGTTCCTCGAATGGAAGCAAAACTGCCTCATCGATGACAGATACCTTCAGAAGCAGAAAGATTCAAGTCAGCAACATCTTGGAGCATGGATTGGCGGTTGTCTAGGTGCTGGATGGCAGTAGGAGGATCTAAGACAGTGACCTCAGGGTGCAGTTTCTTGTAGTCCTAAAACAGAGTCAACCAGTTGTTATAtggtcttttctttttgctagcAAACATAAATTGTGAAGCAGAAGTTATTTATGATACTAAGCTGCAAGAGTAACACAATGGTTCATATTTAAATGGCAGCATCCAAATCAATTCGACGTCGGCAGTGCACATCACCATGCTGCACCATTTTTTATCAAACATAAGATGACCACCATCTACATAACAAATGTACATGTAAGTTCTCATACTTTCACTTTGAAGTAAAAACAGTTCAATCGTTTCCTTTCCTCTTATTGTAATGGAAAAGTCAGAAGTCAGCCTTGAGATTCCTTGGAGTACAGAATTTCACTGTTTGATACTTCAGAATGTCCTTGTTTCTTGAAGGagtaaaatgaaacaaaaaaaaaacctttattTCTTTCAATCATCATTCCTCTCAAATTTCTGCATTGGCAACTCTCATATGATTTGATAAAAATTAGGTAGCATAGTTTCTTAAACTGGTATgcatccaaaaaaaattctaaaactaGCGAAAGTGAATATagtgaaaaatgtaaaaagattAAATTACACTGAAATGGATGTTGAAACaggaactaaaaaattaaaagggaaATATGGATAACAAATATCTTCCAAGTTTCAGCAAAAAATGGTCGAGAGGGAAGGGAACATAGTTCTCATGCTGCCACCTTTAATTGCATTGTACAAGATACTAGAGGTGATGAGGATAGATTTGTGAGTAAAAATATGCA from Nymphaea colorata isolate Beijing-Zhang1983 chromosome 6, ASM883128v2, whole genome shotgun sequence includes these protein-coding regions:
- the LOC116255646 gene encoding uncharacterized protein LOC116255646 — protein: MPRLKDIFWSHAIQSDEGKLTCKFCSEQYTGGITQFQYHLAGIHGNDVVACHNVPENIKQMAIKACRVIEDRPMEKGRMQSGSGSHLSVGSSCSVSNFFCGTLSEGGTGQGKKQTISSIMKKVEKDFVDKLLLKAIVMNNLLRSVDFKNFVVGTTKFSPGYILPSIEATRTKLLDEAKKDVLFYVDEMKKTWTQYGCTIMSDIWEDTIRSRSYINLLVSSPRGTIFWKASHAEKGPKNVEVIVDFLSSTIEEIEANNVLHIVTDNENNYRKTNFILEGKYPNIFATSCAAHCIDLMLEDIDRLEDVANIMCKLQSKAICQVRI
- the LOC116255645 gene encoding inositol-tetrakisphosphate 1-kinase 3-like isoform X2; translated protein: MLWSSSKQLSRRVMPKAEEEMSASSNHKMVVGYALTSKKVKSFLQPKLEGLARKKGIMFVAIDRNKSLEEQGPFDVILHKLSGKEWFQILEDYKKLHPEVTVLDPPTAIQHLDNRQSMLQDVADLNLSASEGKVRIPKQLVVTTDPGAIPEAVAQAGLKLPLVVKPYVVDGTAKSHELSLAYDQLSLSKLEPPLVLQEFINHGGVLFKVYIVGDAVNVVRRFSLPDVDKRGPSGLGVIPFPRVSCAAASADDADLDPCVAELPPRILLERLARELRDRLLFNIDIIREHGTQHRYYVIDINYFPGYGKMPGYEQIFTDFLLSLHRAAKISEQQLADK
- the LOC116255645 gene encoding inositol-tetrakisphosphate 1-kinase 3-like isoform X4; translation: MFVAIDRNKSLEEQGPFDVILHKLSGKEWFQILEDYKKLHPEVTVLDPPTAIQHLDNRQSMLQDVADLNLSASEGKVRIPKQLVVTTDPGAIPEAVAQAGLKLPLVVKPYVVDGTAKSHELSLAYDQLSLSKLEPPLVLQEFINHGGVLFKVYIVGDAVNVVRRFSLPDVDKRGPSGLGVIPFPRVSCAAASADDADLDPCVAELPPRILLERLARELRDRLGLQLFNIDIIREHGTQHRYYVIDINYFPGYGKMPGYEQIFTDFLLSLHRAAKISEQQLADK
- the LOC116255645 gene encoding inositol-tetrakisphosphate 1-kinase 3-like isoform X1 — protein: MLWSSSKQLSRRVMPKAEEEMSASSNHKMVVGYALTSKKVKSFLQPKLEGLARKKGIMFVAIDRNKSLEEQGPFDVILHKLSGKEWFQILEDYKKLHPEVTVLDPPTAIQHLDNRQSMLQDVADLNLSASEGKVRIPKQLVVTTDPGAIPEAVAQAGLKLPLVVKPYVVDGTAKSHELSLAYDQLSLSKLEPPLVLQEFINHGGVLFKVYIVGDAVNVVRRFSLPDVDKRGPSGLGVIPFPRVSCAAASADDADLDPCVAELPPRILLERLARELRDRLGLQLFNIDIIREHGTQHRYYVIDINYFPGYGKMPGYEQIFTDFLLSLHRAAKISEQQLADK
- the LOC116255645 gene encoding inositol-tetrakisphosphate 1-kinase 3-like isoform X3; amino-acid sequence: MLWSSSKQLSRRVMPKAEEEMSASSNHKMVVGYALTSKKVKSFLQPKLEGLARKKGIMFVAIDRNKSLEEQGPFDVILHKLSGKEWFQILEDYKKLHPEVTVLDPPTAIQHLDNRQSMLQDVADLNLSASEGKVRIPKQLVVTTDPGAIPEAVAQAGLKLPLVVKPYVVDGTAKSHELSLAYDQLSLSKLEPPLVLQEFINHGGVLFKVYIVGDAVNVVRRFSLPDVDKRGPSGLGVIPFPRVSCAAASADDADLDPCVAELPPRILLERLARELRDRLVILYLRQWLIVLIDSHRLLQ